The Panthera leo isolate Ple1 chromosome A3, P.leo_Ple1_pat1.1, whole genome shotgun sequence genome contains the following window.
ACGTGTTAGAGTGTATACTCATGCGTAAAGAGTTAGTCATGATACTCATTTTGGTGCCTCCACATAATGGATTCAATCCTGATAGGAACTAAAAAAGGCATTGAGATTATTACATGTCTGAAGACTATGCTAGTCACATTTTTGGCTTTTGCTTTCCAATTTTTCAATCAGGAGCTGGTAGCTACCTTAAAAGATTGCTTCGTCCGATTCTGTTGGTTACATATGTGATGAAACTCAGGCTCCACCTTAGAATTTTGGGAAGCCTTTTCAAAACTTCAAACACCTATTCAGGTCGAACTTGAACTTGGATACATGGAGTTGCAGCAGCATGGTTTTTGTGCTGCAGCACATTTTGGAAACAAGACACATGgaaatcaaactttttttttttttttaatagtagaaataaatgctgttttgggttgaattgtgtctcctctAAAGATATGTTCAAGAACCCCTGGTATCTGTGTGTATGATCTTAATTTAGAAATGGGGTCTTTGTAGCTGTAATCGTGTTAGGGTAAAGTCATACTGGATTtgggtgggccttaatccaatgcctagtgtccttgtaagaagaaggaaatttgacttctgggtatatatccaaaggaaatgatatCCTCTTGAAGAGCTCCctacccctatgttcactgcagcattatttaccataggaCATAggacatgggggtgcctgggtgcctcagtcagttgagcatccaactcttgattttggctcaggtcatgatcccagggttgtgggattgagccctgcgttgggctctgggctgacagcatggggccttcttgggactctccgtctctgtctctctctccccctcttccctacCCTCCTTTGCCTATTAccccctgctcagtctctctcaaactaTATTCAAGtgtcaatggatgagtggataaaatgcatgtgtatatatgtatatatatacaaacacacagacacaggaaaaTTATTCAACCATAAACATGGAAATCCGCCATTTGCACCAACACGGATGGAACTTGAAGGcattataccaagtgaaataaggcagagaaggacaaattctgtatgatttcacttaaatgaaaatctaaaaaaaacacaaaaaaacaactcctAGAAACAGCAGTATACTGGTGCTTCATAGGGGTGGGGGACAATGGGTGAATGTGGTCAAAGGGTACACACTTCCAGTTGTAAGATGAGgaaattctggagatctaatgatCCCCAGAAGGCAGCATGATGATTATAGTTAATGTATACTTGAAATTGCTTAGAAAGGAGGTCTTACCACACACAGAGGTAACCGTGTGAGGTAAAGGATGTGTTCACTAACCTTTTTGTAGTCATTTcccaatatatatgtgtatcatttCACCTTGTACACTGTAAACTTACACAcagttatatgtcaattatatccccATAAAGAtgggagaaatttttatttaaggtgggaaatttggacacagagaatGCCATGAGACAATGGAGGTGCAGACTGGATTTATCTGCAAGCCAAGGATCACCAAGGATTGCCAGTAACCAGGAGGGGCATGGAGTAattctcagagcctccagaagaaaccaatcctgctgacagcttggttATGGTTTTCTGGCCTGAACTGTtaagaatagatttctgttgttttaaagccatccagtttgtggtaattgttGCAGTCatcacagaaaagtaaaaataaattctaatgcAGAAAATTAATATCTAGAAATATGACCCAcactataattttgtaaaatcaCTTTTTACCAAGTTTGTATACCAGTGAAAAGGGGTATAGTGAGATACTGCATGCACACTCAGATACAAATCATAAAGGCAATGTTTGATGCAACTGAGAGCAAAATGCTTTAGCTTCCAGTTGGAGCCTtgaggtttctctctctttttcatttatttattttgagagagcacgagtcaggtagggggagagggagagggagagagaattccaagcaggctgtctgcacagagcccccccccccccccccaaactagAACTCACCacttgggagatcatgacctgagccgagatcaagagtcggacctttaacccactgagccacctaggcctcCAGAGTTTCTCTCCTAAGctcatttcttctctcttaaaaaacaaaatcctgaaagTGACCTTATTATGCTTTCTTAAGGAGTCCATAGTTCCTCTGACTACTTAGTCTCAGGTGAAATGCAGTAAACAATGAGTAAAAAGCACAGATTCTCCTCGTGTCTCACAAGTGTTCCCAGCAGACTGCAGTTCTAACGACAAAGCCAAAAGCACATTTTGTGCCATATCCTGAGACACAACTAATAAACCCAGGAGGCCTCGGGGAAACATAACCAGTAGTTCTCCCTTATCCCCAGTTCTCAGATGAAGACTCCACTGGAGTTGATTCCTTGAATGACACCTGCCTTAGCCAGAGCTTGACCATGAAGGGAACTTCCTTTCCTGAAAGGACTTGAGGATGTCACTTCCAATATGGCAAAAGAGCCTGAATCGTGTGAACTAGTTTTTATCTCCATCTACTTCCATACGCAATCTATTCGACTGGACACAAGCGGCATCAACTGCTGAAAGACCCAAGTAACGCACAAGGATGCCCGGTGGCAACGGGCATCGGGAGTGGACTGGTGTGCACGTTTctgggcacagaggggaggaggaggaaggaaggcggTGGTTCCTTGGACTGAGAAACAGCGGGGCAAGCTCCCTGTGTGCCCGAGGAGCGCTGGCTTCACAGGAAGGAGCGGCTTTCGGAGCTGAAGGGGTGCCATCTTTGACCCTCTGTATCTTCTGCACCCAGGGGGCCTGAGTTCCACCGGAGGAGGGGGCGCTGGGCTAACTGACGGTCTGGAGCTTCAGCCTGTGCTCAAAGGCTGGGTTTTTGTAGGCCACCAGGTGCGTGTCGTAGCGCCGCGGGTGTGGCGTCCGGGCCCGCCGGCACAGACAGGCGGAGAGCAGCAGGGTGGCGACGAGCAGCAGGGCGCAGGCGGCGCACAGCCCCGCGAAGATGAGCACGAAGCTGGGCTTGGTGGTGAAGGCGGCGCACGCCCGCGTCCAGCCCGAGGCCCGCGCCCGGCTCAGGCCCGCCCGGTTGGCCGCCAGGACGCACACGCGGTACGTGGTGCCCGGCGAGAGTCCGTACAGGGGGTGCTGCCGGGCGGTGGCATAGATGTCCGCCACCACCGACGCCGACTGGTTGTCCGGCCGGCCCTCGGGAGAGTAGCGGATCTGGTAGCCGCGCACCACCGAGTTGGGGGCGCACCAGCGCACGAGCGCCGACGTGTCCGTGGTCTCGGTCACCGCCTGCAGCGTGGGGGGGTCCGGGACGGTGTCTTCCCCGCTGAGCCCGGGGCACCGGCACCGCGAGAGCCTCTGCAGCTCGGCGCACGGGGTCTGGAGGTGCTTGCAGGGCTGGTAATCACAGGGGACGTCCTGGGGAGGcgctcccacctcctccttcttccccgccccttcctcctcctcctcctcactggaGTCGTCCAACAGCAAGATTGGAATCGTGTCCTCGGAAGGACTCGGGTGGGGCACCTGCGGGGTGGCCTGTGGCCTGTGGTCGGGCTGGGGCATCCTCACCGGGTTccaggaggtggggaagagccCAAGGTGTTTGCTGGTGGATGGGGTGGCGGCAGCTGGGATGCCAGACTCATGGGCAAGCCTGGCGGCGTGCTCTTGGTGCTCTGTCTCGGCTGTGCTTGCAGCCCTGCGCAGGGCACTAGAGTTGCTGGCATCTGCTGGGGAGATGGCAGCGGAGGGGGTGGTCCCCGTCCTGATGCCGCTGCGCGACCATGCAGTCCTTGTGGAGGAATccgcagggaaggagggggtctTGGTGACACTCTGTCTGACTTCCAAAGGTGGAGTAAAGGGGGCTGTGCTCTGTGGGGTGGCAGGACTCTGTGTAGATAGTGCGTGGGTGACGGGAACAGAGTAGGTGGAGTTGGAATCCAGGAGGGTAGTGCTTTGGTCCAAATGGCACATACTGGGCAGATAGGACAGCGAAAGAGGGGCTGAGAAGGTGTCTTGGGATCCTGCAGCTGGTGTGCACACAGTGTCTGCTGCCCTAGAGGGGAGGCCAACCAGTTAGAGGGTATTCGGCATCAGGGCCGCTTGTGTGCTGGGCTTTGAGTCCTCGGTGCAGACAGTTGCTTCCCTCAAACTGTCTCAACATGCTACACACTCTACCGGCTTCACTCACTGACCCTCAGGGCAACCTGTGGAGGAGACACTCCCATTgggcagagaaagaaacccaagctcAGCAAGAGGAACTAACTGCCCAAGACAGCAAGTGGCAGAACCAAAACCCAGGGCCAGCACTGTGAATGGTGGTCCAGATTCTCCCAGTGTGGTCTGCCATCTTGTTCCCACCTATCTGCTTCCTGGCTGAGTACCAGTAACAATACTCACACTGGCCAACGTTTTCTGAGTGCTTGCCATGTGCTAGTGACTACTGTCAGCACTTAACTGTATCAACTAATTTAAGCTGTATAACCTTAGGAGGTaggttattatccccattttacagatgaagaagtagaggcacagagaggttaaagcCATGCAGCCAAAATCAATAGTAGTAAGTGCTGTGAAGAGGCTGCACtctcaacctcttttttttttttccttctttctttctcagtcttcatttttttcaacctCCTTATTAATACTGTAGTGAGACCCTTCACTGCAAAGGGCCTAGCTACTTATCTTTGGAGGTAACACGAAGGGGATGGGGGTAGACCGAGCCCTGTTTCACGGCTGGGTTTGGGTGGGACGTgagaaaaaagacacacaggatgggggggggggtgtctcctaAAGTGAGCTGCAAGGAGGAGAGTTTAGCTAGTGGAGCTGGTTTGAGAGTATTCAGGATCAGAAGTGTCCcctgccagccctgcccacgccccccaccccccaccccgctccgtTCTCTCCAGGTGGCCAGCCTGGGCATGGCTCCCCACTGTAAAAACAGCTCTTGTAGCCAACAGCCAATGGGAAGTCTGaaggacttctttttttcccctgtcccaTAAGAGCCCATTGGTCTTGGACTGAACGATGCAGGAGACCAGGCTACATACTGGGGACTCAGTAGAGGGGCCCGGTGGTTAAGAGCACAGTTTTCAAGGAAGACAGATCCTGCCTCCTCTGCCCAGAAGCTGCATGAACCTAAGTGAACACTTCTTCTCTTTGGGCCCCAACccactcatctgtaaaatggggcaatgATAAGACTGCCTTGGCAGAGACAAGCTAGCTGTTCACTtagcccattcttttttttttttttctttttcccctactGGGCATACAACTAGACTACATTTCCTAGCCTCCCTTGTGACAGGTGTGGCCTCTGACTGACATCTGGCCACTGAGATGTGAGTGGAAGTGATGAGTGCCCCCCTCCTCCTGGCTTGGCCCATTAATACCACCATGTCTGTTCCTCCATGCTCTCTGCTACTCTGGCTGGCTGCAATAAAAGGCCGTTCTCCTTGGGGGCCCTGCGTGTGACTTTCTGGGGGTGGCCACCCTGCCCAACACTGCTATACTGCCCAACGTGAGCAAGGCAAATGCTGTGAGAACTTCAGCTCACCCCTCAGTCATCTGCTTTGTAAATGTATTACCTGCTTAGGACAGTCCTCTTTGCATCCTTCAGGAGCCAGGACAATTCACAGCTGCAAATGAGGGGGTTGCCAAAGAGGTTAATGGTTAGGACCTGGGAGGAATGCAGACTCCAAGGAGGGAAGGAACTCAAGTTGCAgctgaaatacacagaaaatccATTAAGtcaggctttattttattttattttaaatttatttatttttgagagagagagagagagaaagcgcaagtaggtgaggggcagagagagagattgggagacagaaAATTCCATGTTATCAGCACAGCCcccctaacgtggggctcaaactcatgaaccgtgagatcatgatctgagccgaaaccaagagtcggacgctcaacctaaaGAGGCACCCCAAGTCAGGCTTTAAAAATcaagtcaaggggcgcctgggtggcgcagtcggttaagcgtccgacttcagccaggtcacgatctcgcggtccgtgagttcgagccccgcatcaggctctgggctgatggctcggagcctggagcctgtttccgattctgtgtctccctctctctctgcccctcccctgttcatgctatgtctctctctgtcccaaaaataaataaaaaaacgttgaaaaaaaaaattaaaaaaaaaaaaaatcaagtcaagaCTATCCCCAGAGAGCCATGGAGGTGTCATGGCAAAACCATCCTGTTAGGGCTTAGGTGATACTACTTTGGATAAAACTCTTAATGACCTTAGACTTCattttttgtcatctgtaaagtggagataccAACCCAATTCAGTCACTGTCACCCCTCATATCAAATGAAGACAATACTCTCTTGCCCACTGTTGTATCAAAAAAGAGTCTGGGATAACGAAAATGTTTGTAAGTGTAAATCTCCACACAAAAGTAAGGTATTGTTATTCCAGACCCAGTCACAAGAAGTGACAGAAACTGTTTATTAATGAGAACACTCTTGAATATATACTCTTGCAGTTGAACTGTAGCTGATGACACTCAACACCAGTCCTTTGGAACACGCCTCACTGAAGTGTATCAGTGAAGCTCTTGTGAGTAGAGAATTTCcccaaaacttagtagcttaaaacaacaaatatttattcttatgcTTCTGTGGTTCTTGTGGTCTGGGCAAGTTCAGCTAGGGCTGGAAGATCTAAGATGGCCTCACATACATGGAGCCTCCACTAGGCTGGGGCCCCTCTTCATGTGCCCTTCATCATTCAGGAGGCTAGCCCCAGGCTAGTGCATATGGTGGTGGAGGGGTCCCCACCATCGAAGAGGGGAGAGCTCCAATCCTCCTCAACTGCTTTTAAGTCTCACCTCACATCACTTTTGCTAATGCCACACTTGCCTAAGCCGGTCACATGGCCAAGCCAAGCTTCTAGAGGTGGAGAATAGACTCCACTTCTTGACAGGGGGAGCTGCAAAGTCACATTGAGAAGGGGTGTGTCTACAAGGATGGGAGGACTTATTGGGGCCGTTTTGCAAAGGGTTTAGAACACC
Protein-coding sequences here:
- the LRRN4 gene encoding leucine-rich repeat neuronal protein 4 isoform X1, with translation MWWFLMPLLLRPSWAGPPQERAPLFRLTQQGPWESGASNATVSPCEGLPVAGATTLTLANSSLERLPDCLPPTLRSLDGSHNLLRSLSAAELGHLPQLQVLTLRHNRMAALRWGPGGPAGLHTLDLSYNRLAALPPCAGPALPGLRSLALAGNPLRELQPGAFACLPALRLLNLSCTELGRDPGAGIADAAFAGVGGALEVLDLSGTSLEQVQSGWIRDLRKLRSLHLRKMPRLRTLEGDIFKMTPDLQQLDCQDSSALTFVHTHIFEDTPRLQVLLFQNCNLSSFPPWSLHSSQVLTINLFGNPLICSCELSWLLKDAKRTVLSRAADTVCTPAAGSQDTFSAPLSLSYLPSMCHLDQSTTLLDSNSTYSVPVTHALSTQSPATPQSTAPFTPPLEVRQSVTKTPSFPADSSTRTAWSRSGIRTGTTPSAAISPADASNSSALRRAASTAETEHQEHAARLAHESGIPAAATPSTSKHLGLFPTSWNPVRMPQPDHRPQATPQVPHPSPSEDTIPILLLDDSSEEEEEEGAGKKEEVGAPPQDVPCDYQPCKHLQTPCAELQRLSRCRCPGLSGEDTVPDPPTLQAVTETTDTSALVRWCAPNSVVRGYQIRYSPEGRPDNQSASVVADIYATARQHPLYGLSPGTTYRVCVLAANRAGLSRARASGWTRACAAFTTKPSFVLIFAGLCAACALLLVATLLLSACLCRRARTPHPRRYDTHLVAYKNPAFEHRLKLQTVS
- the LRRN4 gene encoding leucine-rich repeat neuronal protein 4 isoform X2 translates to MWWFLMPLLLRPSWAGPPQERAPLFRLTQQGPWESGASNATVSPCEGLPVAGATTLTLANSSLERLPDCLPPTLRSLDGSHNLLRSLSAAELGHLPQLQVLTLRHNRMAALRWGPGGPAGLHTLDLSYNRLAALPPCAGPALPGLRSLALAGNPLRELQPGAFACLPALRLLNLSCTELGRDPGAGIADAAFAGVGGALEVLDLSGTSLEQVQSGWIRDLRKLRSLHLRKMPRLRTLEGDIFKMTPDLQQLDCQDSSALTFVHTHIFEDTPRLQVLLFQNCELSWLLKDAKRTVLSRAADTVCTPAAGSQDTFSAPLSLSYLPSMCHLDQSTTLLDSNSTYSVPVTHALSTQSPATPQSTAPFTPPLEVRQSVTKTPSFPADSSTRTAWSRSGIRTGTTPSAAISPADASNSSALRRAASTAETEHQEHAARLAHESGIPAAATPSTSKHLGLFPTSWNPVRMPQPDHRPQATPQVPHPSPSEDTIPILLLDDSSEEEEEEGAGKKEEVGAPPQDVPCDYQPCKHLQTPCAELQRLSRCRCPGLSGEDTVPDPPTLQAVTETTDTSALVRWCAPNSVVRGYQIRYSPEGRPDNQSASVVADIYATARQHPLYGLSPGTTYRVCVLAANRAGLSRARASGWTRACAAFTTKPSFVLIFAGLCAACALLLVATLLLSACLCRRARTPHPRRYDTHLVAYKNPAFEHRLKLQTVS